Proteins encoded within one genomic window of Spiroplasma endosymbiont of Agriotes lineatus:
- the greA gene encoding transcription elongation factor GreA, which translates to MEDNNNNNEILLTKEGKEELNQELNELINIIRPQVIKELVEARNQGDLSENAEYESARNRQAEVEGRIKEIENTLARAKIIATDPQGTKTIKIGSIVTILNLETNDKSTLKVVGTVEADPFENKISNETPLVKAIFDHSVNDIVEIKGKDTKYKVKILEIGK; encoded by the coding sequence ATGGAAGATAATAATAACAATAATGAAATTTTGTTAACTAAAGAAGGTAAAGAAGAATTAAATCAAGAATTAAATGAATTAATTAATATTATTCGTCCACAAGTAATTAAAGAATTAGTTGAAGCACGAAACCAAGGTGATTTATCAGAAAATGCTGAATATGAATCAGCAAGAAATCGTCAAGCTGAAGTTGAAGGTCGAATTAAAGAAATTGAAAATACTTTAGCTCGTGCTAAAATTATTGCTACCGATCCTCAAGGAACTAAAACTATTAAAATTGGTTCAATAGTAACTATTCTTAATTTAGAAACTAATGATAAATCAACTTTAAAAGTTGTCGGTACTGTAGAAGCCGATCCTTTTGAAAATAAAATTTCTAATGAAACACCCTTAGTTAAAGCTATTTTTGATCACAGTGTTAATGATATTGTTGAAATTAAAGGCAAGGATACAAAATATAAAGTTAAAATTTTAGAAATTGGAAAATAA
- a CDS encoding AI-2E family transporter, which translates to MGTTNTKNIEIKTNNGSNKNNSSKFSISFDYKWTRWLFITLICLVVLLLLKLTGADQIILNVILVFIPLGLALVVIWVLNPLIYLLIKLKFNKTVAKYLTFFISLIISIFIIVFLLWLFIDQFVSFISQFLGDSTVIKERLDAWKGRGVDQNKSLLSHIFGFAYDTETEQWQLQTNVDWTPIKDNWQDILNQIKSKALIDNKGAWEILLTKLHNDYGIYLDSTNKFVVDYLRYLKQPSLDNVSEHFKNLYTEIKAWLTANNIATNNNNLNLVDEFVINNAKIGVSFDGNKLGKIYQLLFSFGATAQWFFSATFLVDIINTIYSYTTSSNLTNIFLNHYFWTIASIFYGLFITIVITMFLLGGDKSFINFLKTQLIPGKNIKRKKIIANALQKSLFGYSRGILIDMSYMFTFTTIMIVIAGYVAGGSTYKSSFAILGLFMTFANIVPYVGPFIGMVPIALAGVLDALVAPSGTNELVSWVPMIVAVVGTFIVQLIENAFVYPKVFGWVTKLHPVTILIGISVFGAIIGIWGMIIAVPTIATIKAVANDIYDKKLLL; encoded by the coding sequence ATGGGAACAACAAATACTAAAAACATTGAAATAAAAACGAATAATGGTAGCAATAAAAATAATTCATCTAAGTTTAGTATTAGCTTTGACTATAAGTGAACAAGATGATTATTTATAACTTTAATTTGTTTAGTAGTTCTTCTATTATTAAAACTTACCGGTGCTGATCAAATTATTTTAAATGTTATTTTAGTCTTTATTCCTTTAGGATTAGCATTAGTTGTGATTTGAGTTCTGAATCCTTTAATTTATCTTTTGATTAAATTAAAATTTAATAAAACTGTGGCAAAGTATTTAACTTTTTTTATTTCTCTAATTATTAGTATTTTTATTATTGTTTTTTTGCTTTGATTATTTATTGACCAATTTGTAAGTTTTATTAGTCAATTTTTAGGCGATAGTACAGTTATTAAAGAAAGATTAGATGCTTGAAAAGGTAGGGGAGTTGATCAAAATAAATCACTTTTATCACATATTTTTGGTTTTGCTTATGATACAGAAACTGAACAATGACAATTACAAACTAATGTTGATTGAACACCAATAAAAGATAATTGACAAGACATATTAAATCAAATTAAAAGTAAAGCGCTTATTGATAATAAAGGTGCCTGGGAAATTTTATTGACAAAATTACACAATGACTATGGTATTTATTTGGATTCAACTAATAAATTTGTTGTTGATTATTTACGATACTTAAAACAACCATCATTAGATAATGTTAGTGAACATTTTAAAAATTTATATACTGAAATCAAAGCATGGTTAACAGCAAATAATATTGCTACAAATAACAATAATTTAAATTTAGTAGATGAATTTGTAATTAATAATGCAAAAATTGGTGTTTCTTTTGATGGTAACAAATTAGGGAAAATTTATCAGTTATTATTTAGTTTTGGGGCCACAGCACAATGATTTTTTTCAGCAACTTTTTTAGTTGATATTATTAATACAATTTATAGTTATACAACATCCTCCAATTTAACTAATATTTTTCTTAATCACTATTTTTGAACGATAGCTAGTATTTTTTATGGTTTATTTATTACGATTGTGATTACAATGTTTTTGTTGGGTGGCGATAAATCATTTATTAATTTTTTAAAAACACAATTAATTCCCGGGAAAAATATTAAACGCAAAAAAATTATTGCTAATGCTTTGCAAAAATCTTTATTTGGTTATAGTCGAGGAATATTAATTGATATGAGTTATATGTTTACTTTTACAACTATTATGATAGTTATTGCTGGTTATGTGGCTGGTGGTTCCACATATAAAAGTTCTTTTGCGATATTAGGTTTATTTATGACTTTTGCTAATATTGTCCCTTATGTTGGACCATTTATTGGAATGGTTCCCATTGCTTTAGCCGGAGTTTTAGATGCTTTAGTGGCGCCATCAGGAACGAATGAATTAGTTAGTTGGGTGCCAATGATTGTTGCTGTAGTTGGTACATTTATTGTTCAATTAATTGAAAATGCTTTTGTTTATCCAAAAGTTTTTGGATGAGTAACCAAATTACATCCGGTTACAATATTAATAGGAATTTCTGTTTTTGGTGCAATTATTGGTATTTGAGGAATGATTATTGCGGTACCGACAATAGCGACAATTAAAGCAGTAGCTAACGATATTTATGATAAAAAATTGCTTTTATAA
- a CDS encoding ABC transporter permease, with amino-acid sequence MFVLLKNSFRSIKKRFLQYIGLLILLMLAISIFSAVFANNQQITSKYDLIYKNPLRPTHRISNPSELKLINDSTNTTIDLTEHTIIPFENNNAKLMLMLAKFENEGFNCQIENQNKQEPFIDPMLCSIHLIVITQNKDSDKVPLRETSIRNWRILMAINSKNIKSSLFFKGRIKNNNDQEFDIVPSFDLKNIGLINNNPVSIVKGQIPIRNDEIVISETYSYVHNIKINDSFIIKNNKFIVVGIGNNYTTKFIQKNSLIQTLIPEQLSPKDNGVVYTTIDLLFDDHFCDDTKSSFKNPNIYLTITGDEVQAQKYIYKQLKEKTLIEDVNKNFIKVINDELISNLIIQSIVFIALTFISMSALVLIVSFFIHKEINDQRTQIGILKSFGYKGWQISFNFIGSIFIITFLAAILGFGISLLFQKQFSGAMLIYNFGIVTIYFDIKILLIFFIFLPLLFIFVCWGLTTFLLRMPVLELIYASNSSKGYLAAHFFKSLVVKFPFSFRLSVAFFTKSFGKWLVSGSILLLASFILFLQYLTVDTMHHKIDSFHSEWKVVGSNNYNEQYRNITDYDQFNANNPKQSATTVYFYNQQYEYIALQDIIGFRTSNVYNYNSRREFAYYIVDWQDEEIKPDTKKTTIYRVFNAIDNEKLKEIFDIFQKILNENPNISLIQIFQNLNVDKQNQLMKWFNRLKALQIKIPERYKFNVNSDTIDIILKNRKLIIELSKKLPPKLNFKDIMNFLNIIDDFKNTNINIENIDLTFNYVEYDNTQDYLMNRYYFNIPTLNEIQKINSRFNAFVYGVNQKSFQDILNIKNSDQYIDQLYFNNPNDYDVKHRILPVLVSRSYAEYYQHQYQVDDIINNFNMFWIKDMNIKIVGIIDNATDGWSIVTNEKLIAKYFVYREAIKNGDNYDIIDVNKEDNDFQNNNFYNFIMGKNEVLQPLRSMGLYYERDDSIPIVTIDSISTNNNKINLVRQSLIKEGPNIPTLGIKNTANFNSILIVRLAKEGITNLLNIISSVLDTIRYVTLVVVIIVLILLVSMIIDDNIFIIATMKILGYHIKQIVSLIIGWYLIAVIFFFAGGAGLSFLTWYIVGAYIFKLLGIMYLIHISLISLLLTVGIVLFILLITYFISIFIIQRKDVLILQKTS; translated from the coding sequence ATGTTTGTTCTTTTAAAAAACTCTTTTCGTTCTATTAAGAAACGATTTTTACAATATATTGGTTTACTAATTTTGCTTATGTTAGCAATTAGTATTTTTAGTGCCGTGTTTGCTAACAATCAACAAATTACATCAAAGTATGATTTAATCTATAAAAATCCTTTGCGACCAACACATCGTATTTCTAATCCCTCAGAATTAAAATTAATTAATGATAGCACAAATACAACTATTGATTTAACAGAACATACTATAATTCCTTTTGAAAATAATAATGCTAAATTAATGCTAATGTTAGCAAAATTTGAAAATGAAGGTTTTAATTGTCAAATTGAAAATCAAAATAAACAAGAACCTTTTATTGACCCAATGCTTTGTTCAATCCATTTAATTGTCATCACTCAAAATAAAGATAGTGATAAAGTTCCACTTCGCGAAACTAGCATTCGTAATTGGCGAATTTTAATGGCAATAAACTCTAAAAATATTAAAAGTTCATTATTTTTTAAAGGACGCATCAAAAATAATAATGATCAAGAATTTGATATTGTTCCTAGTTTTGATTTAAAAAATATTGGATTAATTAATAATAATCCTGTTAGTATTGTTAAAGGACAAATTCCGATTAGAAATGATGAAATTGTTATTAGTGAGACTTATAGTTATGTCCATAATATTAAAATTAATGATTCATTTATAATTAAAAATAATAAATTTATTGTTGTTGGCATCGGAAATAATTATACAACAAAGTTTATTCAAAAAAATAGTTTAATTCAAACATTAATTCCCGAACAGTTAAGCCCTAAAGATAATGGCGTAGTTTATACTACTATTGATCTTTTATTTGATGATCATTTTTGTGATGATACTAAAAGTAGTTTTAAAAATCCTAATATTTATTTAACAATTACTGGTGATGAAGTTCAAGCTCAAAAATATATTTACAAGCAATTAAAAGAAAAAACCTTAATTGAAGATGTTAATAAAAATTTTATTAAAGTTATAAATGATGAATTAATAAGTAATTTAATTATTCAAAGTATTGTTTTTATTGCTTTAACTTTTATTTCAATGTCAGCATTAGTTTTAATTGTATCTTTTTTTATTCATAAAGAAATTAATGATCAACGCACTCAAATTGGAATTTTAAAATCATTTGGCTATAAAGGTTGACAAATTTCGTTTAATTTTATTGGTTCAATTTTTATTATTACATTTTTAGCTGCTATTTTAGGATTTGGAATTTCATTGTTATTTCAAAAGCAATTTTCAGGAGCAATGTTAATTTATAATTTTGGCATTGTAACGATTTATTTTGATATTAAAATTTTATTAATATTTTTTATTTTTTTACCATTGTTATTTATTTTTGTTTGTTGAGGATTAACAACCTTTCTTTTACGAATGCCCGTACTAGAATTAATTTATGCTTCCAATAGTAGTAAAGGTTATTTAGCAGCACATTTTTTTAAATCATTAGTAGTTAAATTTCCGTTTTCATTTCGTCTTTCAGTAGCGTTTTTTACTAAATCATTTGGAAAATGATTAGTAAGTGGTAGTATTTTGTTATTAGCTTCGTTTATTTTATTTTTACAATATTTAACTGTGGATACAATGCATCATAAAATTGATAGTTTTCACTCGGAATGAAAAGTTGTTGGCAGTAATAATTATAATGAACAATATCGTAATATTACTGATTATGATCAATTTAATGCCAACAATCCAAAACAATCGGCAACTACTGTTTATTTTTATAATCAGCAATATGAATATATTGCCTTACAAGATATAATTGGTTTTCGAACATCTAATGTTTATAATTACAATTCAAGGAGAGAATTTGCATATTATATCGTTGATTGACAAGATGAAGAAATAAAACCTGATACTAAAAAAACAACTATTTATCGTGTTTTTAACGCTATTGATAATGAGAAGTTAAAAGAAATTTTCGATATCTTTCAGAAAATTCTAAATGAAAATCCTAATATTAGTCTTATTCAAATATTTCAAAATTTAAATGTTGATAAACAAAACCAACTTATGAAATGATTTAATCGTCTTAAAGCGTTACAAATAAAAATTCCTGAACGATATAAATTTAATGTTAATAGTGACACAATAGATATTATTTTAAAAAATCGGAAATTAATTATTGAACTTAGTAAAAAATTGCCACCTAAATTGAACTTTAAAGACATCATGAATTTTTTAAATATTATAGATGATTTTAAAAATACCAATATTAATATTGAAAATATTGATTTAACCTTTAATTATGTAGAATATGATAATACACAAGATTATTTAATGAATCGTTATTATTTTAATATTCCCACATTAAATGAAATTCAAAAGATTAATTCACGATTTAATGCCTTTGTTTATGGTGTAAATCAAAAATCTTTTCAAGACATATTAAATATTAAAAATAGTGATCAATATATTGATCAACTTTACTTTAATAATCCTAATGATTATGATGTTAAGCATCGCATATTACCAGTTCTTGTTTCTCGTAGTTATGCTGAATATTATCAGCATCAATATCAAGTTGATGATATTATTAATAATTTTAATATGTTTTGAATTAAAGATATGAATATTAAGATTGTCGGCATTATTGATAATGCTACCGATGGATGAAGTATTGTCACTAATGAAAAACTAATTGCGAAATATTTTGTTTATCGTGAAGCTATTAAGAATGGTGATAATTATGACATTATTGATGTTAACAAAGAAGATAATGATTTTCAAAATAATAATTTTTATAACTTTATAATGGGGAAAAATGAAGTATTACAACCCTTACGATCAATGGGACTTTATTATGAAAGAGATGATAGTATTCCGATTGTCACAATTGATAGTATTAGTACTAACAACAATAAAATCAATTTAGTAAGACAATCATTAATAAAAGAAGGACCTAACATTCCAACATTAGGAATTAAGAATACTGCTAATTTTAATAGCATTCTTATTGTTCGTTTAGCAAAAGAGGGTATTACTAATCTTTTAAATATCATTAGTAGTGTTTTAGATACAATTCGTTATGTAACCTTAGTAGTAGTAATTATTGTTTTAATTTTATTAGTTTCAATGATTATTGATGATAATATTTTTATTATTGCGACAATGAAAATTCTCGGTTATCATATTAAGCAAATTGTTAGTTTAATTATTGGTTGGTATTTAATTGCTGTTATTTTTTTCTTTGCTGGTGGCGCGGGGCTTTCGTTTTTAACTTGATATATTGTGGGTGCTTATATATTTAAACTCTTAGGAATTATGTATCTAATTCATATTTCATTAATTTCTTTATTATTAACAGTCGGCATTGTATTATTTATTCTTCTCATAACATACTTTATTTCAATTTTTATTATTCAAAGAAAAGATGTTCTCATCTTACAAAAAACATCATAG